The following DNA comes from Salvelinus sp. IW2-2015 linkage group LG1, ASM291031v2, whole genome shotgun sequence.
gttgtctatttctgtgtttggcccggtgtggttcccaatcagaggcagctgtctatcgttgtctctgattgggagctatacttaggtagcctgttttccattgtgtgttgtgggtgattgttttctgtttgtgcgtattgcttgcagaactgtttcgtttttgttctcgctctttattatttttttgtaaattcagtgtccagtttattttgtttattaaaatgaacacgtcccacgctgcaccttggtcctcctcttcttccaccaacgagaatcgttacagaatcacccaccaaaaaaggaccaagcagcgtggtaaccaggagcagagggttctggacttgggaggaaattttggacggcaaaggaccctgggcacagccgggggagtatcgccgtccgaaagaggagctggaggcagctagagYGGAGCGGCGCCACTACGAGGAATGgcgcgaggtaacgggcacgagaggcagccccagaatttttttggggggggaacacgggtagattggcggactcaggtaggagacctgagccaactccccgtgcttaccgtggcgagagagtgactgggcaggcaccgtgttatgcggagaagcgcaaggtgtccccagtKcgcacgcatagcccggtgcRCTACATCACAGCTTCTCGAATCGGCCTGGCTAGAGTGGGSatcgagccaggagggatgatgccggctcagcgcatctggtctccagtgcgtctcctcggtccagggtatactgcaccagccctatgcacggtgtctccagttcaccagcacagcccagtgcggcctgttccaactccccgcacttgccgggctacagggggggatccagccaggacgagtggtgctagctctgcgcttgagaccgccagtgcgcctccacggtccagtgcatccggtgcctcggccaaggacaaggcctcctgcatgtctccccagcctggtgagttctgtgccttctcccagagccaggccttctGTGTCTCTgccctccagtgataatccatggcatgaagcctccagtgatgatccatggcaagaagcctccagtgataatccatggcacaaagcctccagtggtgatccatggcaagaagcctccagtgatNNNNNNNNNNNNNNNNNNNNNCCGGCtacatgtctccccagcctggtgagttctgtgcctgtgctaaagtctaaccctcctgcatgtctccccagcctggtgagtcctgtgccttctcccagagccaggctttctgtgtgtctctccactccagtgataatccatggcacaaagcctccagtgatgatccatggcaagaagcctccagtgataatccatggcacgaagcctccagtgatgatccatggcaagaagcctccagtgatgatccatggcacgaagcctccagtgatgatccatggcacgaagcctcctgtgaggatccatggcacgaagcctccggtgaggatccatggcatgaagcctccggtgaggatcattggcatgaggcctccaacgaaggaagctagtccggagcctccagcaacgccctctagtccggagcctccagcgacgccctctagtccggagcctccagcgacgccctctagtccggagcctccagagcctccctcctgtccggagcagccggagtctccctcctgtccggagcagccggagtctccctcctgtccggagctgccagagccgcccgtctgtcctgagctgccagagccgcccgtcagtcaggagctgcctgagccgcccgtcaatccggcgctgccggagccgcccttcACTCCGGCACAGCCGGAGTCGCCCgtctattcggggcccgctgatagggttcccagtccggggtcggcggcgagggtcgccgctccaaaggcACCACCTAAGTgggctaagactatggtggagtgggatccacgtcccgcgccagagccgtcaccgcggacagatgcccacccagaccctcccctataggttcaggttgggggggggggtggtactgtcacgccctgaccatagattgctttgtatgtttctatgttttgtttggtcagggtgtgatgtgggtgggcaatctatgctgtatgtctaggttgtctatttctgtgtttggcctggtgtggttcccaatcagaggcagctgtctatcgttgtctctgattgggagctatacttaggtagcctgttttccattgtgtgttgtgtgttgtgggtgattgttttctgtttgtgtgtattgcttgcagaactgtttcgttttcgttctcgctctttattatttttttgtaaattcagtgttcagtttattttgtttattaaaatgaacacgtaccacgctgcaccttggtcctcctcttcttccaccaacgagaatcgttacaacaTGAGGATGTCTGGGGGGTGGTCCTTGCCCCCCCTCCGGAAGTTAGAGattttttgcatttttcaaacacctgcaatctagagccataatcattatgcttaattctatttAAAAAKatgtatatttttctgcatatctaagcatacagttgaagtcatttttccaacaattgtttacagacagattatttcacttataattcactgtgtcacaactccagtgggtcagtttacatacactaagttgactgtgcctttaaaaagcttggaaaattccagaaaaggatgtcataggctttagaagcttctgataggctaatttacatcatttgagtcaattggaggtgtgcctgtggatgtatttcaaggcctaccttcaaactcagtgcctctttgcttgacatcatggggaaatctaaagaaatcagccaagaccaagaAAATACTaatttggtgtatgtaaacttctgacccactgggaatgtgatgaaagtaataaaagctgaaataaataattctctccactattattctgacatttcacattcttaaaataaagtggtgatcctaactgacataagaccgggaatttttacaaggattaaatgtcaggaattgtgacaaactgagtttaaatgtatttggctRaggtgtatgtaaacttccgacttcaactgtacatcttgagctgtctgtatcctcYTGACTGGTGGTTATTCTTTgcttgatagcctgaaatggcttcttggtagctaRTTATGAGGTTGGGAAATTGGGAACCTCTCTGGCCTAGCTAAagacaacttcataaaattgctaggtggctagtagtattacagagaaacaaaaacaaacaaacaaaaaagaaaatctgagggggcacgtgcctCTGTGCCCTATGGTCATGATGCCTCTGACTGGACATAAAACACTAAGAAAGagacttttcttttttcttcttttcagaAGCAGATAAACCCCAAGTTCAGATCATTGTATTCCCCAGTATTCCTGGCCTGGATCTGTCAGGCTTCTTACATGACACCACAGCGACTCCAGTCACCAAGGGGGTAGTGGAGACCACAGACATGGGGGAGGccacagtggaggctggtgacgcAGGAATCACAGACCCAGGTGACGACCAGGAGACCCAGGCTCCCCAGCAGTTTCAGACCTCCCAATCCAGTGACACTGTGCTCATCCCAGAGGTGAGCCTCGAGTTCAGTGACAATGCCATCCAAATCGCCAATCCAAGTTCAGAATGAACGATACACACTCTAGTCTAACTGAAGTGGTCTGGTCTCTCTCTACAGgctgatgtgatgtgtgttgaTAAAGAAGCTGTCCAGGACAGAGATGCAGTGAATCTGAAACTCAAGGCCTCATCCAGCTGTGTAAGTAATGAGCACACCACGTgtacatgtgcgcacacacacacacgcacacacgcacacacgcacacacacacctcactaaaGGAAAGGCCAACGCATTCCTGATGTGACATTCAGGAAACCCTCACAGCAGTGCTCACTTCAGTTCAAACTGTATCCAGGGGGTAGTTTCAGTGTTAAAAACGTTTGCGGAAGCTGGGAGTCAGAGTAAGATGTTATAGATGACCGACTCCTGAGGCAAAATCATAGCAACTTGCCCCTTATCAGACCAGTGCACATTAGCTAAGCAGGAAATTCCTATTCATTAAGCTGCAGTGATTAAAACATCTCCAGCGGGCAGTSAACAAGAAGGCTAGTGACACACCAGCCCTTCTCCTCCCTAGTTATGCCTGCCAGGTGAGGAGGGGGAGCAAAAGGAGTTTGTTACAACCCAAGACATGcctacaggagagaaggagagggaagaacTTGTTCAAAGTTTTGGTGTGAAAGGTGGGAAGGCGGTGGTGGGGATGCTGCTATAGCGTGTGTATCAAAGGGATTCCTCAGCGTCTTGGGGCAATGGCTGCTGGGCTAACAGGAATTCCGCTCTGTGCCGGCCAGGGAAGTGAAGGGGCGTCTCGCGTTCCTCaactgtgtctgtctgccaggCTGCCTGCCGTYTGGAGCTCCAGCTCCTCTGATCTCAGTTGAGATAAAATTGTATTAAATGGTGCCCTGAAATAAAGGAGTCCTTGGTGATATCACACATCAAGAGGCATGTGTAAGAGTCTTGAATGGGACTTagctcccccctctccatctagGCCGGCATGGGAAAGCCCCCTGCAGCATGGCATGTAATCAGTGACACACTCACTCCTACACCAGGCTAWGCTTTATGACTTGATTGGCTTCATCTGGGTTAGACACCACATCCCATTTGTGAAGATCCATGTATGTTTACAATTATATGAGGATCATATATAATGTAGAtgggttttaaaaaatatatttttcaattatgAACAAATGACTAAGGAAGAAATACTGAAAAAATTATATAATGGAAACATCTTGAAAATGTTAGAAGACCCGCCATGCTATGCACTGACTACACTAGACATTAAAGCATCAGGGGCAGGACCCAAGAGACTGCATCAGGGATCAAGAAACAGCTGAGAAAGACGTGAATAAAACTGTTTTCAACTTAAAKATGAGAATTCATGTGCTTTACATGCACTGTATTGAACATGCTCTGAGTGCCGTAGCAGATGAGGCCTTGAGAGCGGTCCTGTTTCCTTAGCTTTGTAACGAAGCCAGCTGTCCTATCTGGGGCTGGGCTCAAAGGTTTGAGCAGAGCTGTCTGTGAGTGCTAGTGGCTGTTTTTGGACCATGTTAAATAGGTTGGAGTATTGCAAGGTTGTGATATCATTTATTGGGTTAagggagagagatatgggagGGGGTGTGGCCCTTTCGTGGTGTACATTTCCAAAGACCCATAGTTATAACTGTGTATTCATGAGAATGTATATTACCACATTTCTGTGTGAACACATTTCTGTGTGAACACATTTCTGTTAGAACACATTTCTGTTAACTAGGATGACCAGGTTCAGCCCCAAATTCACATGCTGTGTTATTAATCCAACTGATATTTCCACAGGAGGAGACCAGGTCTAAGATTGAGAGTGTGTTGGAGCACCTGTGTGGAGACGACTGTAAACTGGAGGTCTACCAGGAGGACAACTCCAATGAAATCCTGATCTCTGGCCAATGCATAGAAGGTTGcttccctcttctcctttttAATGATGTGGGATTATTCTGTTGAGTGTCTGGTGTTGAAAAAACATGAACCAAATCATCTTATCTCTACTTACAGCTGATGCAAAAGGAATGGCTGAGAAGTTCAACAATGACAACATAAAAGACAAGGTAGAGTATCACTTCTCTCCATTCATTAGAGTATTCCAATTCCCCATACACATATGAYGTTCACATAATTCACACCACATACACTTCATGAGAAAGGCATTATGATCAGTGTCCATTGCTGTCACACCCACAATAAAATGCTTTAATTTGTGCACCGTGGTAGGTGAGGCAAAACCACAATTGCTGATTCGACTCCTTAGCTAACCACTGTGAGATAAACACCACTGTGAGACACTCCTCCACCAGACAGGAATATTCACTCATGGCTCCAAGCTGCTGGGAAGATGCTGtatgacaaacagaaaacaatcccCACTTTCCTGTCAGCTGGAATTAATTTATGTTCCCGGTGGAGATGGGGTTGAGTGTTACCAGCGGGAATGAGGAATGGGTGTTTCCTTCTCATGATTCAACCTGGTTGTCCCTTTGACATTAGACATACTCTGTGCTCCATCCCTACACCCATCCTTACAACCCCCCTAACTCTGCCCTGCCGCATTAAACAGTTAAGTGAGCTGCACCCGTCCACAATCTTCTCATTATGTTGGTCAGTTAGTTCAATGGCACCTTTGTGTTTAGATACTGCCCTGGTCTGAAGGGTGTAGGGCAGGGATCattaactagattcagccgtRGGCTGATTTMttttcttgagcggatggtcagggggccggaacataattacaaataatttgtagactgcaaattgactgcaagaagcccaaacagatatagtatttgactaaaacataatcatttcaaaccttgcttgcatttgtatacgatcacatactgtatatctctcaattatgcatgggaatactttggaacagatttcccaaatgaaaatcacttggatttgctggtgtttttaaagtgttttatgtccaacaattaaaATTTAAATGACAATCTGAAATAGCTTTACATGGGCCACACCCAAATGCTGGTTTAGAGAGAAGCATGTGGAACTGCCTTCCTTTGGTGTCTTGTTTTCACTATCATTCGTCATAGGCATCGTATAAGCTAACCTCAATCTCCTATCTGATTGACACAAACATTCCTAACCTCAGCCAAGATACTTAAGACCTCCTCAGCCAAAAGGGATATATCTCTATTATGTGTtcgagctgatttgctggtgtttttacagtcttttatgtccaataattcaaatttaaaaaattgtgggctgccagttggggaacaYTGGTGTAGGGAGATGCTGGCCTTTTTCCACTCAGTTGAATCTCTTGAACTTTATGCTAGCCCAGGCCACATAAAGCCTGAAATCCATCCTCTACAGTCTGGGGTAAAATAGCCTGATCCAAGGAGGTATTAGGGGCACTGCTATTCCTAGTGTCAGTAAACCATCTAAAACAAGACAATGCAGATTACATACTACTATAATTCACATAGGGTATAACTTCAAAGTACAGCCTGAATTCCTTATATTATTATGTGTATAACTCTCCTTGTCTCTTTAGATTGATTTTGAGGAGGCTGTTCCTCGCTGGGGGAAGAAATCCAAGCTGGTACTGGTCTCCCTGCTGCTCACTGGACTGCTCCTGGCTATTCTTCTCATCGCAGGTTACTACCTGAAAACCCACCGCCCACCACCCAAGGGAGCGAGACTGGTGAGTCAGAGTGGCCATGACGTGAGAGAGACCCATAGCAAACTAATACTGTGTACAGGACCCAGTTTACTGGGAAGATTGGGTGGGTCTTGTTTTCACAATAATTTATCATAGGCATCGTATAAACTAACCTCARTGTCCTCATCTGATTGACACAAATATTCCTAACCTCAGCCAAGATAGTTAAGACCTCCTCAGACAAAAGTGACACGACTCCCTGTCTCCACCTTTCGTGTTTGAATTCCATCATAGGGAGAAAGTGRTTGCTTTTGAATCCTCTCGTCATCAGGCTTCACCTTCAACTTTACCTTCCCTTCAGTACACATATACACGTTTGCTTTTCTGAACAACATACAAAACATATTATTCCTTCAGTTAAATCTGTACTGTATCACAATARCACGTATTACTCAGCCCAACCTACCATCAAGGTTCCTCTAATCAAATCTCT
Coding sequences within:
- the LOC111967911 gene encoding hematopoietic progenitor cell antigen CD34 isoform X2 — translated: MAVAASTQRMNETHKMLAFTLLLITTLFHGGVVAQDESESDVXTGPTQPADVAELFRGDDIDTTQLADEEADKPQVQIIVFPSIPGLDLSGFLHDTTATPVTKGVVETTDMGEATVEAGDAGITDPGDDQETQAPQQFQTSQSSDTVLIPEADVMCVDKEAVQDRDAVNLKLKASSSCEETRSKIESVLEHLCGDDCKLEVYQEDNSNEILISGQCIEADAKGMAEKFNNDNIKDKIDFEEAVPRWGKKSKLVLVSLLLTGLLLAILLIAGYYLKTHRPPPKGARLAEEGFQVYEENQANTLVSVAPLQSQEPLVKPTSNGEFPESQPPPNNGQPATQTSVADTEM
- the LOC111967911 gene encoding hematopoietic progenitor cell antigen CD34 isoform X1, whose product is MAVAASTQRMNETHKMLAFTLLLITTLFHGGVVAQDESESDVXTGPTQPADVAELFRGDDIDTTQLADEEADKPQVQIIVFPSIPGLDLSGFLHDTTATPVTKGVVETTDMGEATVEAGDAGITDPGDDQETQAPQQFQTSQSSDTVLIPEWSGLSLQADVMCVDKEAVQDRDAVNLKLKASSSCEETRSKIESVLEHLCGDDCKLEVYQEDNSNEILISGQCIEADAKGMAEKFNNDNIKDKIDFEEAVPRWGKKSKLVLVSLLLTGLLLAILLIAGYYLKTHRPPPKGARLAEEGFQVYEENQANTLVSVAPLQSQEPLVKPTSNGEFPESQPPPNNGQPATQTSVADTEM